The Choloepus didactylus isolate mChoDid1 chromosome 16, mChoDid1.pri, whole genome shotgun sequence genomic interval ATGCCCTGCTGGAGAGAGAGGAAATGACACTGGTGGAAGAGGGCTGACAACTTGCTCTCCTGGGCTCTGCCCCCCATCAGGGCAGGTCACCATCAATCCTTAGTCCTTGGTAAAAGTCTGGTCAGTTTTGCTCTGTGTCCACTCACTAGCTCTTTGCTAAGGGTTCTGAGGTGGCAGGAGCCCTGAGAGCAGACTTAGGGCACCTGGGTTCCAGTCCCCACCCTGATGGGGActtactgtgtgactttgggtgaaTCCCCTAGCCTCTCCACATTTACACACTCGTCTGCCTTCTGGGAGCATGAAGTGAAGGGATAAGACCTAAATTGCTTTCAATATCATTTCAAAGAAGGAATTTCATCATGCTCTGTGTTGGCCACCATAAAAATACCATCTCATTTAATGTAGTGAATTATCCATTGTATGGAAGAGACACCTGGACTTCAAAGAGATTCCCTCATTCACGTGCTCTCACAGGTCTCCTGAAAGAGAGAACAAGTGTGACAGATGTTGAGTGTCACTCTAAGAGCCTCCCTGACTATAATCTCTTTGAGGACAAATATTACatcttacttttatttatattcccAGGACCACATGCACTGCAGAACTCaatacattttaatgaataaaggATTGAATGAACATGTGGGATGGTTGTTACGAAAAGAGTTGGAGGACAGTTTTCATTATACACATCATACTGGAGATTTAAAACCTATTAAATGCTAAAAGATGGAAAGTCTCACAATTTCCTGGCTCAACAGAGACTCCTTGGAATATCATTTCTCTCCTAAGTGCCTCCTGACCCTGAACAGTCTCCTCATGGCATTTTTCACCTCACTGTTCCTCAGCGTGTAGATTAGAGGGTTCAGCAAGGGTGGCATCACAATGTTGAAGAGGATAACAAGTTTGTCAGCAGCCAGGGTGGTGGAGGGACGGATATACATGTACATGGGAGGCACAAGGACCAAAAGGACAGTGATGATGTGTGAGCCACACGTAGACAGAGCCCTGTGCCGGCTCTTGGATGACCAGCTTCTCAGGTTCAGTAGGATGACCATGTAGGAGATGATGAGGACAAGGAAGGAGACCAAAGAGATCATGCCACTATTGGCCACCACAATGAGCCCCACCACATAGGTGTCCACACAGGCCAGCTTCAGCAGGGGGTGCACGTCACAGAAGAAGTTGTCTATCTCATTGGGCCCACAAAAGGGCAGCTGGACCATGAGGAGCATCTGCAGGATGGAATGCAGGAAGCCAGCCACCCAGGAAGCTTCCACCAGTAGAGCACATTTCCGCTGATCCATGATGGTTGTGTAGTGCAGGGgcttgcagatggccacatagcgatcaTAGGCCATGGCTGTGAGGAGGAAGATCTCTGTGCCACGAAAGAAGTGTGCAAAGAAGAGCTGGGCCATGCAGCCTTTGAATGAGATGGTCTTGTGCTCCACCAAAGTGTCAGTGATCATCTTGGGTGTGGTAGCAGATGGATAGCCCACATCTGCAAAAGACAGATGgctgaggaagaaatacatgggagcACTCAGGGTCTTGCTGGCATTGATGGTGAAGATGACCAGAAGGTTCCCCAGGACAGTGAGACCATGGAAGAGGGAAAATAGCACAAAGCATGCATCTGCATCTCCCGGCTCTGGAAAAGGCCAAACAGAACAAACTCAGTTACGTTGTTCTTGGTGCCCATGGATTCTCTGCCCAGAGCACTGAGAAAGTGGTTGGCTCTGCAAGAATGCAAATTATATGATATAAAAAAGTTTCCCAAATCCAGGGAGTCAAACACATGGTACTTAGGTCACAGCTGTGCCATATATTAACTGTGAACTTTGACCAATCAATGAACTTTTCAGGACTTcagtttctaaattaaaaaaagttaaggaTTCCTTTAAATTTCTCTGTGTCCCCATCACACCTGGTATACCAGGTACATTTCATCATGATGCTTATGATATTGTTCTGTCATTGTTTATTTACATGTCTACTCTCCCCACTGTGCTGTGGTTGCTTGAAGTCAAGGCCCCTGACTTCTAGTGCTGACCTAATGCTAGTTCAATGTCTGGTACACAGTATGCATTCAGTAAACCTCTGTAGGATACAGAATGAATAAAAACCTGTCCTGTCTAtctcaacatgtccaaaactgaacttcAATCTTCCCCCAAAACATATTCTTCTGGCAGGCTTCTATCTCAGCTGATGGCATCTCTGACCTTAGGTTGCTCAGCCTAAAAATCTTGGAGTCATGCTTGATTCCTCTTCCTTGCACATCTCTTTCTTGCATATCTAATCCACTAAGTAATCCTTTTGTCTTTACCTTCAAAATGTAGCCAGAACCTAACTATTGCTCACCCCCTCTACAGCTACCACCCTGGCCTGAGCCACAGTCACCTCTCACTTGCTTCCTAACCACTCTCCCTATTCACCTTTACTGCACACCCACCCTCAGTCTCTTCTCATCACAGCAGCTAGAGTGCTCTTTCCCAGCCCCACAAGAGTTTCTCAATCCATTCAGTTTGAAAATCAGAGTCTTCACCATGACATCTGGGCCCCACATTATCTGGTCCCTATTGAATCTCTAACCTTGTCTTCTCCCATCCCCCACCTTGTTCACTGTTTCACAAGCACGCTGGCCCCTTTAATATTCACCAAACACCTGAAGCACCCCAGAATGTTCAACTTTGCACCccttgttccttctgcctggaatattcTTCCCCTGGATACCTATTGGTTAATTCCCTCACCTCCCTAAAATTTGTGCAAATATCATTTTCTCAATAAGGCTATTTTGactaccctatttaaaattgcaaacaCTCAGCACACCCTCAGTGCCCCTTACTCTGCTCTGGTTTCTCTCCTTTCCATAGCACAGATCACCTTTGGGCATATTATATAATTAATTGGTTACATTtatatgttattttctttctgccccaCTAGAATATCAGCTATATGAGGCAGTAATCATTATTGTTTTATGCTCTGAGGCATCCCAAAAGCATAGAATactgcctggtacatagtaggtgcttgattatttcttgaataaatggacaaatgaatgaTAGCTATGGAGGGTcaagaaaaatgacaactaaatgtgtATAGAACTTTACAATTGCACATAATCTCATTACATTGAGCTATTATTCACTGAGCACCtaatatgtgccagatactggCTAAACTCCTTGCATGTAGTAACTCAAATACACAGGTCTGTCTGGGGGAATGCACATTGTTTATTCCCTCATTTTACCTAGGCAAGACCTAAAACTCATGGAGTGATGTGCTCAAGGTTGAACTGTCAGGACTACCACCCATAACTCTTTCTGTTATACCACAGCCAGAATATAGTCTGTAGAAAGCATTTTGTTATCAAGAAGAGTGAGGTTATATGCAAATGTTTGCCCTGGACCATGTAAAAATCAGAACACACAGACCTCAGCCAGACCCCAGAAAATAATGAACGTATGCTgaaaaaatgatcaaataaatgaataaacaaatgtccCAGATGCTCAGTAACTGTGAATAAATTAATGTAGGATAAGTAATTTCTATTAAACTTAACAAAGATTGTTCAACTGCCCCTTATTTGTCCCGAACAATGTCAAATGCGTTCCTCAACAAGACTGCTTTGAGgagaaaaatgtaggaaaaaacatGAGATGCTGACATTAGGAAGTTGGGCTGCAGGCCTTCTCTTCTGGATACACTGACTGATAAACTTGGAAAGCTATGGTAAGTTCTACTGAGTACATCAGCAATAactggaggatggaggagggTTATGAATGGTTAGTCATGAAGAACAGGTTGGtagaaaagagagcaaaagaaaTGAATCCCCTAGGGCTGTGTTTGAGCAATTCTTGTTTCACAATCCTTTTCGTACTGTGgttgaaaaaaaagtcaaataacaTTTGTTAATAAAACAGGAACAAGAAAGTAAAGGGGATCCTGCATCTTATGGGTTATAAGGGTTCAGATAAACTCCAGGCCCTGCAAGTCCAGGAAAATCAGGATTTGGGAAGGGTTCACAGAAGACAGAGGGGAAGAATAAAAACGCCTGGGGCATAGACCCATGAGGATGGCACAAAGGGTTTACACACAGAGAAGTGAAGTTAAGGTGTAGCTTAAAGTCAGGAGAACAATAAGCAGTGGCAGTGCCAGAGGCAGGAACAAGAAAATAATTGACATCTATAGGAACATTTTCCCAGGCTTATTAAACATTTTCCCTCCCCCAAAAAGTCCCAGCAGAAAATCTATCATTTTAGAGAGAAATT includes:
- the LOC119511467 gene encoding LOW QUALITY PROTEIN: olfactory receptor 4S1-like (The sequence of the model RefSeq protein was modified relative to this genomic sequence to represent the inferred CDS: inserted 1 base in 1 codon), producing the protein MGTKNNVTEFVLFGLFQSREMQXACFVLFSLFHGLTVLGNLLVIFTINASKTLSAPMYFFLSHLSFADVGYPSATTPKMITDTLVEHKTISFKGCMAQLFFAHFFRGTEIFLLTAMAYDRYVAICKPLHYTTIMDQRKCALLVEASWVAGFLHSILQMLLMVQLPFCGPNEIDNFFCDVHPLLKLACVDTYVVGLIVVANSGMISLVSFLVLIISYMVILLNLRSWSSKSRHRALSTCGSHIITVLLVLVPPMYMYIRPSTTLAADKLVILFNIVMPPLLNPLIYTLRNSEVKNAMRRLFRVRRHLGEK